GGTCGAGGCCGCCGAACAGGCCGGTCAGCACGTCCCTGACCTTGGCGTCACCGGCCCACTCGTGGTCGGCCATGTCGCCGATGACCTCGTGCCGCACGGTCGCCTCGGGGTCGAGGGAGTCGTGCTGGGTGAGCACGCCGAGGCGCAGACCGCCGGAGTGGGTGACGCGCCCGGTGTCGGCGTGCTCCTGCTTGGCGAGCATCCGGATCAGCGTGGTCTTGCCGTCGCCGTTGCGGCCGACGACGCCGATGCGGTCCCCCTCGGAGACGCCGAGGGAGATGCCGTCGAGCAGGGCACGGGTGCCGTACACCTTGCTGACGTTCTCGACATTGACCAGGTTGACGGCCATTTCGCTCCTGACGAGGGGGATGGATCGACCCTCCAGGGTAGTCGGGCGGCGGGGTGCTCCGGCCGGGGTGTTCAGGAGGGCCCGGCGGCTTCCCTGCGGCGCTGGTAGCGCCACACGTCCAGCAGCCGCTCGTCGAACGGCAGCTTGTCGTCGCGGGGGCCGATCCGGTGCTCCGCCTCCACGCAGCGCGGATCGTCGCGCACGGCCAGGCCGGACACGGCACAGATGCGGATCTCCTGCCGCTCGTCGTGGGTGAGGGCGACCAGCGTGTCCCCCACCTCGGGCTCGTGCCCCCGGTAGTGCGCGAGCCAGTGGCACACCGCCTCGCGTACGCCGGGGTCCTCGTCGCGGGCCAGGGTGCGCACCGCGGTGAGGCTCTCGGGACCGGTCAGGGACCGGCCGTCCTCGGACTGGCCGAGGGTTCCGGGGACCAGGGCCCGCACCCGGGGGTCCGGGTGGCCGAGGTGGGACAGTCCGACGGCCTCGATCTCCGGGGCGCTGTCGTGGGTCATCGCCTGGAGGATGACCGCCAGCACCTCCGGGTCCTCCTCCTGCTCGGCCCAGGGCACGAGTTCCCGCCCGCGTTCCCAGAACGGGGCGCGTCCCTTTTCGATGTCCCCGATGATCAGCGACAGCAGCAGGTCGGCGGCGAGCAGGCGGTGCGTCCGGTCGGGGTGGTTGAGCAGGTCCCTGCTCCACTGCCAGGTCTCCTCGTCGACCCGGCGGCCGAGCGTGAACACCACGTCCGACCAGACGACGTGGTCCCGGTCGGGGTGGGCCAGGGCCCGCGCGACGAGTTCGTCGAAGGGGGTGCGGATGCCGTAGCGGGCCTCCATGGAGGTGAGGATCGCCCGGTGTTCGTCGCGCACGGTCAGCCCGCCGAGGGTGAGCTGCTCGCACCACCAGCCGACCTCGTCGTCCTCGACCCGGATCCGCTCGGCGGGCCCAGTGAGGCCGGTGAGCCGGCGCAGCTCCGCCTCCACGCCCGCCTCGGTCCAGTGCCGGGCCCGGGCCAGCAGCCCCTCGCGCTCCGGCGCGGGGAGCGGCACCCGGTGGGTGGCGAGCGCCTGGACCATGTGAAGGGACCCGCCGTCCACGGCCCGCAGCAGCGGGGTGCTCCCGTCGGGCAGCCGGCGCAGGGGGTCGGCTCCGGCCGCCAGCAGCGCTTCGGCCACGGGTTCGTCGTACGCCGCCACCGCCCGGCACAGGACCGGGAGGCCGTCGTCGAGGGTGTCGGGGTCGGCCCCGGACTCCAGGAGGGTCCGGACCTCCTCCGCGTCTGCGCGCCGTACGGCCCCGACCAGTTCTTCCACGCGTCTCCCCCGTCCTGGACAACCGGGGGAGTCTAAGCGCGGGGAACCGCCCGCCGCACGGGATCAACGCCCCGCGACCGTCGCCCCCGGCGCCGGGCCCGAGGCCGTCCGTACGGTCCGGCACGTGCCGGAGGCCACCAGCGCCTGCGCCACCGCGGCCGCCGACTCCGGGTCGCGGACGAGGAACGCCGTGGTCGGGCCGGAGCCGGAGACCAGGGCGGCGAGGGCACCGGCGGCGCGGCCGGTGGCCAGGGTGCCGGCGAGTTCCGGGAAGAGGGAGAGGGCGGCGGGCTGCAGGTCGTTGGAGACGGCCGCGGCGAGCGCGTCCGGGTCGCCCTTGGCGAGGGCGGCGAGGAGTTCCTGCGAGGCGACGGGCTCGGGGATGTCGGTGCCCTCGCCGAGCCGGTCGAACTCGCGGAAGACCGCCGGGGTGGACAGGCCGCGGTCGGCCATGGCGAACACCCAGTGGAAGGTGCCGCCGACCTCCAGGGGCGTCAGCCGCTCGCCCCGGCCGATGCCGAGGGCCGCCCCGCCGACCAGGCTGAACGGCACGTCGCTGCCCAACTCGGCGCAGATCTCTAGGAGTTCCTCCCGGGAGGCGCCGGTCTCCCAGAGCGCGTCGCAGGCGACCAGGGCGCCGGCGCCGTCCGCGCTGCCGCCCGCCATGCCGCCGGCGACGGGGATGTCCTTGGTGATGTGGACGTGGACGTCGGGGCTGCGGCCGTACCGCTCGGCCAGCGCGATCGCGGCGCGCGCGGCGAGGTTCGTCCGGTCCAGGGGGACCTGGTCGGCGTCGGGGCCCTCGCAGGTGACGCGGAGTGCGTCGGCGGGGGTGACGGTGATCTCGTCGTAGAGGCCGACCGCCAGGAAGACGTTGGCCAGGTCGTGGAAGCCGTCGGGGCGGGCGGCGCCGACCGCCAGCTGGACGTTGACCTTGGCGGGGACGCGGACGGTGACGCTCACGCGGGCTCCTTCTCCTTGTGCCGGTTCGCCTGGTGCTCGGCGATACGCGCGAACTCTTCCACGGTCAGCGACTCGCCCCGGGCCTGCGGCGAGACCCCGGCGGCGACGAGGGCCTCCTCGGCGGCGGCGGCGGAGCCGGCCCAGCCGGCGAGCGCGGCCCGCAGCGTCTTGCGGCGCTGGGCGAAGGCGGCGTCGACGACGGAGAAGACCTCGGCCTTCGTGGCCGTCGTCCTGATCGGCTCGGTCCGGCGGACCAGGGAGACCAGGCCGCTGTCCACGTTCGGCGCGGGCCAGAACACGTTCCGTCCGATGGCTCCGGCGCGCTTGACCTCGGCGTACCAGTTGGCCTTGACCGAGGGGACGCCGTAGACCTTCGAGCCGGGCGGTGCGGCGAGGCGGTCGGCGACCTCCGCCTGGACCATGACGAGGGTGCGGTCGATGCTCGGGAAGGTGTCGAGCATGTGCAGCAGGACCGGGACGGCCACGTTGTAGGGGAGGTTGGCGACCAGCGCGGTCGGGGCGGGGCCCGGCAGCTCGGACACGTGCATCGCGTCGGAGTGGACGAGCGCGAACCGGTCGGCGCGCTCGGGCATGCGGGCCGTGATGGTCGCGGGCAGCGCGGCGGCGAGCACGTCGTCGATCTCCACGGCCGTGACCCGGTCGGCGACCTCCAGCAGCGCGAGGGTGAGGGACCCGAGCCCCGGCCCGACCTCGACGACGACGTCGTCGGGGCGGACCTTTGCGGTGCGGACGATACGGCGGACCGTGTTCGCGTCGATCACGAAGTTCTGTCCGCGTTGCTTGGTGGGGCGCACGCCGAGGGCTGCCGCGAGTTCGCGGATGTCGGCGGGGCCGAGGAGGGCGTCGGGGGTGGGGCTGGTCACGGGGACAAGGGTACGGGGGGTTCGGTGCGGGCCTGCGGCCACGGGCCTGCCCGTCCGGCCACGGCCTGCCCGTGCGGCCACCGGCCTACCCGCGCAGCCGTCCCCCGCAGTGCGGCCACGGGCTGGCGCCCCGCCGCACGTACAGCTTCTTCGCCCGGTACGTCTGCTCCGCCGCCGGGGCGTCCTGGGGGCGGCCCCGGCCGCCGAGGGCCTGCCAGGTGTGGGTGTCGAACTGGTAGAGGCCGCCGTACGTGCCCGACGGGTCGACCGCGTCGGGGCGGCCGCCGGACTCGCAGGCCGCGAGGCCCTGCCAGTCGAGGTGGTCGGCGCCCTGCACGGACGCGGGGCGCGGCTTGGTGCCGACCTTCACCAGCTGCGGGCGGGGCTCGCGCACCACCTCGGACCTGACCCGGCGCGGCTTCTGCTTGACGCCGTTGACCGTGCGCAGGGCGTAGGTCACCCGGCGCAGGCCCGGCTCGCCCGCGCGTTCCACGACCTCCGTGCCCTTGAACAGGGTCGGGTCCTGCGTCCGCCGCACCTGGAAGGGGATCACCTCCTCGCGGACCTCCTTGCCGCCGGTGATGCGCAGCACCGTGACGGTCTGCCCGTCGCGCGGGAAGCTGCCCTGCGGGACGGACGTGGTGTCCTGGCCGCGCAGGGTGATCCCGGCCTCCGCCACGGCCTCCCGCACGGTCGCCGCGTTGGTGCGGACGGTCCGGGCCCGGCCGTCCGCCATGATCGTGACCGTGCGCTCGGTCCGTACGTCCAGCGCGAGCCCCTCGCGCCCGATGCGCCGGGAGCGCGCGGCGGAGACGTACGCGCCCTCCTGCCGCACGCCCAGCTGCCGCAGCGCCCCCTCCACCGTGCGGGCCGTGGTCCACACCTCGCGCCGGTGGCCGTCGAGGGTGAGCCGGACCGGGCGGGCGTAGTGCACGGCCACCTCGTCACCGCTGGTGATCTCCGTGCCGGGGCCGGGCGCCACCACGTCGTGGGCGCCGATCTCGACGCCCTCCTCCGCGAGCAGCTCGGTGACGTCGTCGGCGAAGGTGTGCAGGGTGCGCGCCCTGCCGTCGACGTTCAGCTCGATGGCCTTGTCCTTGGCGACGAACGCCGTGGTGCCGCCCGCGAGGAAGGCGACGACCAGGGCCTGCGGGAGCAGCCGTCGCATGGAGCCGTCCGGGCGCTCGGCGTACCGCGCCTTGCGCCGGCGCGCGGACCTGCGGTGCGAGCCGGTGCGCGACGCGGCACGCGATCCGGCTCGCGCCTCCGCACCCGGCTCGGCGCGCGCGGGCGCCGGCTCGTCGTCCGGGGCGCCCTGCCGCGGCAGCGCGGGCAGAGTGGGCGCCTCGTAGGCGGGCCGGTAGGTGTCGTCGTAGGCGCCCGGTGTGCCGGCCGTCCCGTACCCGAGCGTGTCGGCCGTCCCGTACCCGAGCGTGTCGGCCGTCCCGTACCCGAGCGTGCCGACCGTCCCGTACCCGAGCGTGTCGGCGCTGTGCAGGTCGGCGGGCGGTGCGTCGAAACCGCCGTACGCCGGGTCCGCGTAGGCCGGGCCGTAGGTCTCGTACGTCTCGTACTGCGCGTTGCTCACGCCGACACGCTCCAGGGGCCGGAGGGGGTCCAGAGGGGTCCGGATCGGGCCCCCAGAACCTAGCGGAGCGGCCGTCACTCTCCAAAGCGACGCGACTACGCACAGTCGTGCGGTGAGGCGGGTGCGGGGGTCAGTATCCGAACGCGCGTGCCGTGTTCGCGCCGAGCGCCCCGGCCAGCGTGTCCTCGTCGACGCCGCGCACGGCGGCCATGGCCCGCACCGTGATCGGCACCAGGTACGGGGCGTTGGGCCGCCCCCGGTAGGGCACCGGTGTGAGGAAGGGCGCGTCCGTCTCCACGAGCAGCAGCTCCAGCGGGGCCACCGCCACCGCGTCCCGCAGGTTCTGGGCGTTCTTGAAGGTGACGTTGCCGGCGAAGGACATGAAGTAGCCCGCGCTCGCGCAGATCTCCGCCATCTCGGCGTCGCCGGAGTAGCAGTGGAAGACGGTCCGTTCGGGGGCGCCCTCCTCCTTCAGCACGCGCAGGACGTCGGCGTGGGCCTCGCGGTCGTGGATCACCAGGGCCTTGCCGTGCCGCTTGGCGATCTCGATGTGGGCGCGGAAGGAGCGCTCCTGCGCCTCCTTGCCCTCGGGCCCGGTGCGGAAGTAGTCGAGGCCGGTCTCCCCGACGCCCTTGACCTGGGGCAACGCGGCCAGCCGGTCGATCTCGGCGAGCGCGTCGTCCAGCGCCGCCCGGCCGCCGGGCTCACGCGCACCCTGCCGCGACCAGCCGTCGGGGTCGCCGTGGACGATGCGGGGCGCCTCGTTCGGGTGCAGGGCGACCGTCGCGTGGACGGCGTCGTGCGCGGCGGCCGTCTCGGCCGCCCAGCGGGAGCCCTTCAGGTCGCAGCCGACCTGCACGACGGTCGTCACTCCGACCGACGCCGCCTTGGCCAGCGCCTCCTCGACCGTGCCGGACTGCATGTCCAGGTGTGTGTGGGAGTCGGCGACCGGCACCCGGAGGGGGTCCGGCAGCGGAGGCGCGGCGTGCTTGTCGGAGTCGTTCGCAGGCATGCCCCGATCCTACGAAAGCCGTTGTCCGCGATCCGGCGAAGGTTCTGGTCCGCCGAAAGGGCGACGCCCTCCCCGATGGGGGAGGACCGGGGAGGGCGTCTTCAAGGGGAGCCGGACGGGTCAGCTCGCCTTGCGCTGGAAGGGGTGCAGAAGGTCGGACAGGTGCCAGTGGTGGCCCTCGGGCCTGTCCTGTCCGGACTCGGCCGCCGCGGCGGGCGCCTCCACGGGCCCGGCGGGCGGCGGCACGCGGTGGGGCCGGTGCGCCGCGTTGCGCGCCGACTCGACCCGGCCGGGCCGCATGATCCGCACGACGTGGCCGTCACAGTTCTGGCACGTGGGCTTGCTCAACGGGGAGGGCACGACCTTGCCGTCCGCGACGTAGAGGACGAACTCACGGCCCGCTGCGTCCGTGTGGTGCTCTATCTCGTAGGACTGCTCCCAGCCGTACCCGCAGCGCATGCAGGCGAAGGAGTACGACTCGTTGACGACGGCACTCGCACCGGCGCGGAGCCCGGTCTGCCCTGCGATCTCACTCATGCCAGCTCCTGTTCCGCTGTGGCGTGAGGACGATTCCGTCCCCGCAACCCAGTGGACTCCTCAGCCGGACCGAAGGCAGCAGACCTGTCGACTATTGGCGCGGAATTGGACGTTCCTTGCCCCGGGCGCCGGTCACCTTTGCCGACCTATGGGGCGCACGCTCATCCGACATGCGCCCTGCTCAGAGGGGGTTCACGCCCCACCGTCGGCCTTCTTCGCGGCGACCACCGCGTCGAACACGACCCGCTTCGGCACCCCGGCCTCGACCGCCACCGCGGCGATCGCCTCCTTGCGCCGCTCCCCCGCCTCCTCCCGCACCCGGACCCGCCGCACCAGCTCCTCGGGTCCGACCTCCTCGGGCCCCTTCTCCGGCGCCCCCTCCACGACCACCGTGATCTCGCCGCGGACCCCCTCCGCGGCCCAGGCCGCCAGCTCGCCGAGCCCGCCCCGCCGAACCTCCTCGTACGTCTTGGTCAGCTCCCGGCACACCGCCGCCCGCCGCTCCGCGCCGAACACCTCGGCCATCGCCGCGAGCGTGTCGTCCAGCCGATGAGGAGCCTCGAAGTACACGAGGGTCCGCCGCTCCCCGGCCACCTCCCGCAGCCGCCCCAGCCGCTCCCCCGCCTTGCGCGGCAGGAACCCCTCGAAGCAGAACCGGTCGACGGGCAGCCCCGACAGCGCCAGCGCGGTCAGCACCGCGGACGGCCCGGGCACGGCGGTCACCCGCACGTCCCGCTCGACCGCGGCGGCGACGAGCCGGTACCCCGGGTCGGACACGGACGGCATCCCCGCGTCCGTGACGAGCAGCACCCGCGCCCCGCCCACCAGTTCCTCCACCAGCTCCGGCGTCCGCGCGGCCTCGTTGCCCTCGAAGTAGGACACCACCCGCCCCTTGGGCGTCACGCCCAGCGCCTGGGTCAGCCGCCGCAGCCGCCGCGTGTCCTCGGCGGCGACGACATCGGCTCCGGCCAGTTCCTCGGCGAGCCGGGGCGGGGCGTCCGTGATGTCGCCGATGGGGGTGCCTGCGAGTACGAGGGTTCCGGTCACGCCCCCATCCTCCCAGGGGCGCGGGGCGCGGACTCCTCCCAGGGGCGGAGGATGGGGACGCATACCGGCCATGCACGGGACTCACACAGAACGGTTCCCTACGATGGCGCGGTGACCAGTACCGCGTCCTCGACGGACACCCGGCAGGGCCAGGCGCCGCACGAGCAGCGGCCGTCCTGGCAGCAGCGGCTGCGCCGCTTCGGCTACCAGGGGCAGCCCAGAAGCGACGCCTCTGACGTCCGTGACCGCCTGGTGCCGCCGTACACCGAGCCCTCCCCGCGCCTGTGGGCGGCGCTCGGCGTCCCGCACACGCTCGTGGGCCGGCTGGTGCGCTGGTCGGGCTGGATCGGCCCGCTGCTGGTCACGCTGCTGGCCGGGGTGCTGCGCTTCTGGAACCTGGGCAGCCCCAAGGCGGTGATATTCGACGAGACGTACTACGCCAAGGACGCGTGGGGCCTCGTCCACCGCGGGTTCGAGGTCAGCTGGGACAAGAACGCGAACAACCTGGTCCTGTCGTCGGGCGGGCACGTCCCCGTCCCGACGGAGGCGGCGTACGTCGTGCACCCGCCGATCGGGAAGTACGTCATCGGGCTCGGCGAGCTGATGTTCGGCTTCGACCCCTTCGGCTGGCGGTTCATGACGGCCCTGCTCGGCACGCTGTCGGTGCTGCTGCTGTGCCGGATCGGCCGGCGGCTGTTCCGCTCCACGTTCCTCGGCTGCCTCGCGGGCGCGCTGATGGCGCTGGACGGCCTGCACTTCGTGATGAGCCGCACGGCGCTGCTCGACGGCGTGCTGATGTTCTTCGTGCTGGCCGCGTTCGGCTGTCTGCTCGTCGACCGGGACAGGGCCCGCGCGAAACTCGCCGCCGCGCTCCCGGCGGACGCCGACGGCCGCGTCCGCCCCGACCGGCACACCGCCGAGACGACCCGCCTCGGATGGCGGCCCTGGCGCTGGGCGGCGGGCCTGATGCTGGGCCTGGCCATCGGCACGAAGTGGAACGGCCTGTACATCCTGGCCGCGTTCTGCCTGATGGCGGTCCTGTGGGACGTCGGCTCGCGCCGGGTCGCCGGTGCCCGGCACCCGTACACGGCGGTCCTCAAGCGCGACACGGGCCTCGCCTTCCTCGCCACGGTGCCGGTCGCCCTGGTCACCTACCTCGCGTCCTGGACCGGCTGGATCCTCTCCGCCACGGACGGCTCCGGCGGCTACTTCCGCAACTGGGCCGCGACCGCCGGCAAGGGCGGCAACTGGACCTTCCTGCCCGACTGGCTGCGCAGCCTGTGGCACTACGAGCACCAGGTGTACGAGTTCCACGTCGGGCTGTCCTCGCCGCACACCTACCAGTCCAACCCGTGGAGCTGGCTCGTCCTCGGCCGCCCGGTGTCGTACTTCTACGAGTCGCCGGCGCCCGGCAAGGACGGCTGCCCCGCCGACGCCGGCGAGAAGTGCGCCCGCGAGGTCCTCGCGCTCGGCACACCGCTGCTGTGGTGGGTCGCCTGCTTCGCCGTCCTCTACGTCCTGTGGCGCTGGTTCTTCCGCCGTGACTGGCGCGCGGGCGCCATCGCCTGCGGCATCGCGGCCGGCTACCTGCCCTGGTTCATGTACCAGGAGCGCACGATCTTCTTCTTCTACGCCGTCGTCTTCCTGCCGTTCCTGTGCCTGGCGGTGGCGATGCTCCTCGGCGCGATCACCGGCCCGCCCCGCTCCTCCGACACCCGCCGCGTCGCGGGCGCCACGGCCGCGGGCGTCCTGGTCCTGCTGATCGCCTGGAACTTCATCTACTTCTGGCCGCTGTACACGGGCACCGCGATCCCGATCGACGACTGGCGGGCGCGGATGTGGCTGGACACGTGGGTGTGACCACGGTTCGGTCAAAAATCGAAACTCGGGTCACGGTTGTCACCCTCTGCGCATAGAGTGCACCGGATCGAGCTTTCTGAACGCGTTCAAAGGAGCGTGTGAAGCTCAACGGGAGGGGACCGCCTGATGGGCAAGGGGGTCAAGGCCGCCGTCATAGGCGGTGTGTTCGCGGTGATGGTGGGCGGGGCCGGGTACGGGGCCTACAACATCGTGAGCGCGCTGAGCAGCGACGGGGGCGGCACCAGCGGGGTGGCCGCGGAGAAGAAGTCGGGGCCGCCCGGCAAGGACGAGGTCAAGGAGACCACGGCCGCGTTCTTCGCGGCCTGGGAGAAGGGCGAGGCGGCCCAGGCGGCGTCGTACACGAACAACGACGCGGCGGCCGAGCAACTGCTGACGGCCTTCGGCGACGACGCGCACATCACCGACGTGAAGATCACGCCCGGCGCGGCGAAGGGCACCACCGTGCCGTACACGGTGAAGGCGAAGGTGGCCTACGGCGGGAAGTCCAAGCCGCTGAGCTACAGCAGCGAGCTGACGGTCGTGCGCGGCCTGACCACCGGCCGGGCGCTGGTCGACTGGCAGCCGTCGGTGGTGCACCCCGAGCTGAAGCGGGACGACACCCTCGTCACGGAGACCTCGGCCACCCCGCCGATCGAGGCCCTGGGCCGTGACGGCTCGGAGCTGACGAAGGAGAAGTACCCCTCCCTCGGCCCGATCCTGGACGCCCTGCGCGACAAGTACGGCAAGGAGGCCGGCGGCACCCCGGGCATCGAGCTGGTCATCCGGCACGCGGGTGACGGCGCCCCCGACACCCCGCTGCTGACCCTCGCCAAGGGCAAGCCGGGCAAGCTCACCACGACGATCAGCCCGAGCGCGCAGGCCGCGGCCGAGCAGGCGGTGAAGCGGTTCGCCCAGTCGTCGGTGGTGGCCGTCAAGCCCAGCACCGGCGAGGTGCTGGCGGTGGCCAACCACCGCACGGACGGCTTCAACGCGGCCTTCCAGGGCGAGGCGGCACCCGGCTCCACCATGAAGATCATCACCGCCGCGATGCTCATCGACAACGGCGTGACCTCCATGAACGGCCCGGCGCCCTGCCCCGACACCGCCGTGTGGCAGAGCCAGACGTTCAAGAACCTGAC
This genomic stretch from Streptomyces sp. Go-475 harbors:
- a CDS encoding ankyrin repeat domain-containing protein, encoding MEELVGAVRRADAEEVRTLLESGADPDTLDDGLPVLCRAVAAYDEPVAEALLAAGADPLRRLPDGSTPLLRAVDGGSLHMVQALATHRVPLPAPEREGLLARARHWTEAGVEAELRRLTGLTGPAERIRVEDDEVGWWCEQLTLGGLTVRDEHRAILTSMEARYGIRTPFDELVARALAHPDRDHVVWSDVVFTLGRRVDEETWQWSRDLLNHPDRTHRLLAADLLLSLIIGDIEKGRAPFWERGRELVPWAEQEEDPEVLAVILQAMTHDSAPEIEAVGLSHLGHPDPRVRALVPGTLGQSEDGRSLTGPESLTAVRTLARDEDPGVREAVCHWLAHYRGHEPEVGDTLVALTHDERQEIRICAVSGLAVRDDPRCVEAEHRIGPRDDKLPFDERLLDVWRYQRRREAAGPS
- the rsmA gene encoding 16S rRNA (adenine(1518)-N(6)/adenine(1519)-N(6))-dimethyltransferase RsmA, which encodes MTSPTPDALLGPADIRELAAALGVRPTKQRGQNFVIDANTVRRIVRTAKVRPDDVVVEVGPGLGSLTLALLEVADRVTAVEIDDVLAAALPATITARMPERADRFALVHSDAMHVSELPGPAPTALVANLPYNVAVPVLLHMLDTFPSIDRTLVMVQAEVADRLAAPPGSKVYGVPSVKANWYAEVKRAGAIGRNVFWPAPNVDSGLVSLVRRTEPIRTTATKAEVFSVVDAAFAQRRKTLRAALAGWAGSAAAAEEALVAAGVSPQARGESLTVEEFARIAEHQANRHKEKEPA
- a CDS encoding resuscitation-promoting factor, which codes for MSNAQYETYETYGPAYADPAYGGFDAPPADLHSADTLGYGTVGTLGYGTADTLGYGTADTLGYGTAGTPGAYDDTYRPAYEAPTLPALPRQGAPDDEPAPARAEPGAEARAGSRAASRTGSHRRSARRRKARYAERPDGSMRRLLPQALVVAFLAGGTTAFVAKDKAIELNVDGRARTLHTFADDVTELLAEEGVEIGAHDVVAPGPGTEITSGDEVAVHYARPVRLTLDGHRREVWTTARTVEGALRQLGVRQEGAYVSAARSRRIGREGLALDVRTERTVTIMADGRARTVRTNAATVREAVAEAGITLRGQDTTSVPQGSFPRDGQTVTVLRITGGKEVREEVIPFQVRRTQDPTLFKGTEVVERAGEPGLRRVTYALRTVNGVKQKPRRVRSEVVREPRPQLVKVGTKPRPASVQGADHLDWQGLAACESGGRPDAVDPSGTYGGLYQFDTHTWQALGGRGRPQDAPAAEQTYRAKKLYVRRGASPWPHCGGRLRG
- a CDS encoding penicillin-binding transpeptidase domain-containing protein, giving the protein MGKGVKAAVIGGVFAVMVGGAGYGAYNIVSALSSDGGGTSGVAAEKKSGPPGKDEVKETTAAFFAAWEKGEAAQAASYTNNDAAAEQLLTAFGDDAHITDVKITPGAAKGTTVPYTVKAKVAYGGKSKPLSYSSELTVVRGLTTGRALVDWQPSVVHPELKRDDTLVTETSATPPIEALGRDGSELTKEKYPSLGPILDALRDKYGKEAGGTPGIELVIRHAGDGAPDTPLLTLAKGKPGKLTTTISPSAQAAAEQAVKRFAQSSVVAVKPSTGEVLAVANHRTDGFNAAFQGEAAPGSTMKIITAAMLIDNGVTSMNGPAPCPDTAVWQSQTFKNLTGMRPNENATLANSFMRSCNTAFIKLIDEKPLTDASLTQEAEQHFGLGQDNWKTGIASFDGNVPAVGGPDRAAGAIGQGQVQMSPLNMASVTATAITGAFRQPYLVSPELDGRQLARAEGLKPSTAAQLKQMMRLTATQGTAQAAMAGLGGDIGAKTGSAEVDGNAKSNSWFTGFRNDIAAAAMTEQGGHGGDAAGPIVAAVLRTGG
- a CDS encoding 4-(cytidine 5'-diphospho)-2-C-methyl-D-erythritol kinase translates to MSVTVRVPAKVNVQLAVGAARPDGFHDLANVFLAVGLYDEITVTPADALRVTCEGPDADQVPLDRTNLAARAAIALAERYGRSPDVHVHITKDIPVAGGMAGGSADGAGALVACDALWETGASREELLEICAELGSDVPFSLVGGAALGIGRGERLTPLEVGGTFHWVFAMADRGLSTPAVFREFDRLGEGTDIPEPVASQELLAALAKGDPDALAAAVSNDLQPAALSLFPELAGTLATGRAAGALAALVSGSGPTTAFLVRDPESAAAVAQALVASGTCRTVRTASGPAPGATVAGR
- a CDS encoding TatD family hydrolase, which encodes MPANDSDKHAAPPLPDPLRVPVADSHTHLDMQSGTVEEALAKAASVGVTTVVQVGCDLKGSRWAAETAAAHDAVHATVALHPNEAPRIVHGDPDGWSRQGAREPGGRAALDDALAEIDRLAALPQVKGVGETGLDYFRTGPEGKEAQERSFRAHIEIAKRHGKALVIHDREAHADVLRVLKEEGAPERTVFHCYSGDAEMAEICASAGYFMSFAGNVTFKNAQNLRDAVAVAPLELLLVETDAPFLTPVPYRGRPNAPYLVPITVRAMAAVRGVDEDTLAGALGANTARAFGY
- the rsmI gene encoding 16S rRNA (cytidine(1402)-2'-O)-methyltransferase; protein product: MTGTLVLAGTPIGDITDAPPRLAEELAGADVVAAEDTRRLRRLTQALGVTPKGRVVSYFEGNEAARTPELVEELVGGARVLLVTDAGMPSVSDPGYRLVAAAVERDVRVTAVPGPSAVLTALALSGLPVDRFCFEGFLPRKAGERLGRLREVAGERRTLVYFEAPHRLDDTLAAMAEVFGAERRAAVCRELTKTYEEVRRGGLGELAAWAAEGVRGEITVVVEGAPEKGPEEVGPEELVRRVRVREEAGERRKEAIAAVAVEAGVPKRVVFDAVVAAKKADGGA
- a CDS encoding phospholipid carrier-dependent glycosyltransferase — protein: MTSTASSTDTRQGQAPHEQRPSWQQRLRRFGYQGQPRSDASDVRDRLVPPYTEPSPRLWAALGVPHTLVGRLVRWSGWIGPLLVTLLAGVLRFWNLGSPKAVIFDETYYAKDAWGLVHRGFEVSWDKNANNLVLSSGGHVPVPTEAAYVVHPPIGKYVIGLGELMFGFDPFGWRFMTALLGTLSVLLLCRIGRRLFRSTFLGCLAGALMALDGLHFVMSRTALLDGVLMFFVLAAFGCLLVDRDRARAKLAAALPADADGRVRPDRHTAETTRLGWRPWRWAAGLMLGLAIGTKWNGLYILAAFCLMAVLWDVGSRRVAGARHPYTAVLKRDTGLAFLATVPVALVTYLASWTGWILSATDGSGGYFRNWAATAGKGGNWTFLPDWLRSLWHYEHQVYEFHVGLSSPHTYQSNPWSWLVLGRPVSYFYESPAPGKDGCPADAGEKCAREVLALGTPLLWWVACFAVLYVLWRWFFRRDWRAGAIACGIAAGYLPWFMYQERTIFFFYAVVFLPFLCLAVAMLLGAITGPPRSSDTRRVAGATAAGVLVLLIAWNFIYFWPLYTGTAIPIDDWRARMWLDTWV